The genomic window AACCATTCACTTATTGTTGTATAATGAATTTTAATAGGAGAAAAGTTTTTGTGCATGTCGGAATATTAATTATTTTATAAGGAGGATACGAATGTATAAGATTATTAAAAAAAGAGTGTTGAACCCTTCAGTAAAGTCAATGGAAGTATATGCTCCAGCTATTGCTAAAAAAGCAGAACCTGGTCAGTTTATTATTTTAAGAGTACATGAAAAAGGAGAAAGAATTCCGCTGACTATTTCTGATTTTAATCGAGATAAAGGTACTGTCACTATCACTTTTCAAGAAGTAGGGAAAACAACGAAATTATTGGGGCGTTTAGAGGAAGGAGAAGAAATTTTAGATTTTGTAGGTCCATTAGGAAAGGCTTCTGAATTAGAAGGATACAAAAAAGTTGCTGTAATTGGTGGTGGATTAGGAACTGCTATTGCTTATCCACAAGCTAAGAAATTACATAATCTTGGAGCGGAAGTGCACTCTATTGTAGGTTTTAGAAATAAGGATTTAATCATCTATGAGGAGGAATTAAATCAGGTAAGTGATAAAGTATTTATTACCACAGATGATGGATCTAATGGACATAAAGGTTTTGTTAGTGATGTATTGCAGCAGTTAATTGAAGAAGGAAATAAATATGATTTAGTTATTGCTATTGGTCCATTGATTATGATGAAAGTAGTAAGTGAATTAACAAAAAAATATGGAATTAAAACCATTGTAAGTATGAATACTATAATGATTGATGGTACAGGAATGTGCGGTGGATGTCGTGTAACTGTAGGAGGAGAAATCAAGTTTGCTTGTGTAGATGGACCAGATTTTGATGGCCATTTAGTTGATTTTGATGAAGCAATGAGAAGGGGTGCTATGTATAAAGAAGAAGAAGCTTATTCTGATCACATATGTAAAATAGGATTGGGGGGAAATTAAAATGTCTAATACAGCATTGAAAAAAGTAGAAATAACAGAAAGAGATCCCAAAGTCAGAAATAAAGATTTTAAGGAAGTAGTATTAGGATATACAGAGGAAGAGGCAAAACAAGAAGCTAAAAGATGTTTGCAATGTAAACATAGGCCATGTGTTCAGGGGTGTCCTGTAAATGTAAAAATTCCTGATTTTATAAAATTAGTTTCTGAAGGAGATTTTGAAGGAGCTTATGAAAAAATTAAAGAGACTAATTCACTTCCAGCAGTTTGTGGGAGAGTATGTCCTCAAGAATCTCAATGTGAATCTAGATGTGTACGAGGGATCAAAGGAGAATCTGTTGGGATTGGTCGTTTGGAAAGATTTGTAGCAGATTGGCATATGAAAAATGTAGAAGAAAAACCATCAGAAATAAAATTAAATGGGAAAAAAGTTGCAATTGTAGGGTCTGGTCCTGCAGGCCTTAGTTGTGCGGGAGATCTTGC from Garciella nitratireducens DSM 15102 includes these protein-coding regions:
- a CDS encoding sulfide/dihydroorotate dehydrogenase-like FAD/NAD-binding protein, translating into MYKIIKKRVLNPSVKSMEVYAPAIAKKAEPGQFIILRVHEKGERIPLTISDFNRDKGTVTITFQEVGKTTKLLGRLEEGEEILDFVGPLGKASELEGYKKVAVIGGGLGTAIAYPQAKKLHNLGAEVHSIVGFRNKDLIIYEEELNQVSDKVFITTDDGSNGHKGFVSDVLQQLIEEGNKYDLVIAIGPLIMMKVVSELTKKYGIKTIVSMNTIMIDGTGMCGGCRVTVGGEIKFACVDGPDFDGHLVDFDEAMRRGAMYKEEEAYSDHICKIGLGGN